The Streptomyces sp. RKND-216 genomic sequence CGGTGCCGCCACGCCTTCGCCTCCGCGACCAGGTCGGCGGAGGCCGCCAGCGCGGCTCCCGAGACGCCACCCAGCGACTTGTAGAACGACACGTAGACGCTGTCCGCGAGGTCCGCGATCTCCGGCAGCGGCCGCCCGAAGTGGGGCGTGCACTCCCAGAGCCGGGCGCCGTCGAAGTGCACCACCGCGTCGCGTTCCCGCGCGGCCGCCACGGTCGCCGTCAGCTCCTCCCACGACGGCAGCACGAACCCGGCGTCCCGCAGGGGCAGTTCCAGCATGAGCGTGCCGAACGGTTCCGCCAGGTCGCGCACTTCCGCCGCGTCCGGCAGCCGCTCCTCCCGCGTCGGGTGGACCGTGCGCAGTCCGGCCACCGCGCCGAGGGCCCCGCCCTCGTGCACCTCCGGATGCGCGTGCGGGTGCAGGGCGACCGTGGCGTTGCCCGTGCGGCCCGCCCAGCAGCGCAGCGCCACCTGCTGCGCCATCGTCCCGGTGGGGAAGAACGCGGCGTCCTCGGTGCCCAGCAGCTCTGCGACGCGCTGCTCCAACCCCGCCACGGGGCCGTCGCCGTACATGTCCGGTGGCCCGTCCAGGTCGTAGCTCTCCAGCCGCGTCAGCCGTTCGCGCATCGTCGGCCACCTGCCCGCCGACAGCAGCCGGTCGCAGCCGTTCACCGCCGCCGTCCGCCGCGCCCGCAGCGCCGCCCGCTCCTCGTCGGTCATCCGCCGATTCTCGCACCGGACGCGCCTGCGCGGGCCGATGGGAACCGGCCTCTGCAGTGGGTGTGCGGGCCGGGTGCCGGAACTGGCAGGATGAAGCCAGGGGCTCCGCTCGGCCCCACGCCACCATCCGCGTCCCTCGGGGGGTCCAGCGCCATGTCCGATCCGCACCAGAACCCGTACCCGGAGCAGCAGCCCCCGGCCAGCGGCTACGGCTACCCCCAGCAGCCGAGCCCGCAGCCCGGCACCCCGCCGCCCTACGGCACGCAGCCGCCGTACGGCGCCGACCCGTACGGCCAGCAGTACGGCGGCCAACCGTACGGAGACCCGCAGTTCGGCCAGCAGTACGGTCAGCAGTTCGCCGGTCAGCCGGGCTACGGCTACCCCGGCCAGCCCGGTGCGATGCCCGTGCCCTACGGCTACGACCCGGCGGCGCCCTACGGCTACGACCCGTACGGGCGGCCCTACTCCGACAAGTCCCGCATCGTCGCGGGCGTGTTGACGCTGTTCGCCGGCGGCTTCGGCATCGGCCGGTTCTACACCGGCCACGTCGGCATCGCGCTCGCCCAGCTCTTCACCTGCGGCGGACTCGGCTTCTGGGCACTCATCGACGGCATCATCACGCTCACCAACAAGGACGCGACCGACAGCGAGGGCCGGGTGCTGCGTGGCGGCTGACGGGGGCGCGGCGGCCGGTCGCGGCCTCGTCCGGCTCCGTGCGGCACTGCGCCACCCGCTGGCCCTGCCCGTCGGGCTGGCCGCGTTCGCCGCTGCCGGTGCCGCCTACCTGTACCGGACGAACCCGCACCAGCCCGGTCAGCTCCTGCCCCGCTGCCCCTTGGAGTGGGCGACGGGGCTGCTCTGCCCGGGCTGCGGCGGCACCCGCATGACGTACGACCTGCTGCACGGCGATCTCGTCGCCGCCTTCCACGACAACGCGGCGATGCTGCTGCTCGGGCTGCCGGCCGCCGCGTACCTGTTCACGCGGATGCTGCGCGAGGGCCTGCGGGGCCGTCACTACCGCCCCGAGCCGACCCGTCTCGGCACGGCCGCGATCGTCGCGACGGCCCTGGTCTGGACGGTCGGACGCAACGTCGCCGGGTGACACGCCCGCGGGTGACACACCCGCGGGTGACACCGGCCCGCGGGTGACCGCGGGGGCGGCGACGACCCGTCAGACCTGCGCGGCGGGGGCCACCGGCTGTTCGGTCCAGATCACCTTGCCGTTCGGCGTGTACCGGGTGCCCCAGCGGTCCGAGAGCTGGGCTACCAGGAACAGCCCGCGGCCGCCCTCGTCCATCGTGGCGGCGTGCCGCAGGTGCGGCGAGGTGCTGCTGCCGTCCCAGACCTCGCAGATCAGCGCACGGTCCAGGATCAGCCGGGCGCGCACCGGGCTGGAACCGTAGCGGATCGCATTGGTGACCAGCTCGCTCAGGATCAGCTCCGTCGCGAACGCCTCTTCGGACACGCCCCACCGCTCGAGCACCTCGCCCACCGCGGCGCGCACCTCGGCGACCGCCGCCGGGTCCGAGGGCACGTCCCACTCGGCGATCCGGTCGGCGGGCACCGAACGGGTCCGGGCCACCAGCAGCGCGATGTCGTCCTCCTGCTGTTGCTGCTGGGGCAGCAGCGTCTCCAGCACGCCCCGGCAGGTCTCCTCGGCGCCGTCGCCGTCCGCACCGGCCAGTGCGTCCCGCAGCAGGCCCAGGCCGTGGTCGATGTCCCGGCCGCGCCGTTCCACCAGCCCGTCGGTGTACAGCACCAGGCGGCTGCCGGTGGCCAGCTCCATTTCGGCCGACTCGATGGGCAGCCCGGGCACGCCCAGCGGCGGCCCGGCCGGTACCTCGGCGAACGTCACCGAGCCGTCCGGCGCCACCACCGCGGGCGGCAGGTGTCCCGCCCGGGCGACGGTGCAGCGCCGGGCCACCGGGTCGTAGATGGCGTACAGGCACGTCGCGCCGGTCAGCCCCGCGCCGCTGAGGTCCGCGCCGTCCGGATCGCTCTGCAGCGCCAGTTCGTTCAGCCGGCCCAGCAGTTCCTCGGGCGCCATGTCGAGGGAGGAGAAGTTGTGCACGGCGGTGCGCAGCCGTCCCATCGTGGCGGCTGCGTGCAGGCCGTGCCCCACCACGTCGCCGACGACCAGCGCGACCCGGGCGCCGGGCAGCGGGATGACGTCGAACCAGTCGCCGCCCACCCCGGCCTGCGCCGGCAGGTAGCGGTAGGCGACCTCCAGGGCACGCTGTTCCGGCAGCCCGCTCGGCAGCAGACTCTGCTGGAGGGTGACCGCCATGGAGTGCTCGCGGGTGAAGCGGCGGGCGTTGTCCACGCAGGCCGCTGCGTGGGCGCAGACCTCCTCCGCGAGCGACAGGTCGTCCACCTCGAAGGGCTCGGAACCCTCCGTGCGCCAGAAGTTCGCCAGGCCCAGCACGGTGTTCCGGGACCGCAGCGGGACGGTGATCATCGAGTGGATGCCGTAGTCCATCAGGGCCTGCGCGCGCTCCGGGTCCTGCGCCTGCCAGCCCGGCGACTCCCGCAGGTCGGCGGCGAGTACCCCGCGTGCCCGGCCGACGCCCTGGGCCTGCGGAGAGGACTCCACGAACCGGATGAGCCGGCCGACGGGGAAGAACGGCGGCCCCTCCGCGATACCGCTGAGCGCGGCCCGGCGCATCTCCACCGACGACGCCGACCCCGGCTCCTCACCGGCCAGCACACCGTCCAGCAGGTCCACCGTGGTGAAGTCGGCGAAGCCGGGCACGGACGCCTCGGCCAGCTCCTGGGCGGTGCGCCGCACGTCCAGCGTCGTGCCCACGGTCACGCTGATGTCGTACAGCAGGCGCAGCCGGTCGCGGGCCAGCGCCGCCTTGCCGGACAGCTCGTGCAGCTCGGTGGTGTCGCGGAGCGTGGCCACGGCTCCGGCCGGGCTGCCGTGCCGGTCGGCGGGCCGGTTGTTCACGGCGAGCAGGCGGTCGCCGGAGGCCACCACCTCGTCGGTCGCCACCCGGCCTGTCGCCAGCAGATCGGTGATGTGCGCGTCCATGCCCAGGTCGACGACCGGGCGGCCTTCTGCGTCGGCGGGGAGGGACAGGAGGCGGCGCGCCTCGTTGTTGGCCATCAGCAGCCGCCCGTCGCCGCCGACGATCAGCACGCCCTCGCGCACGGCGTGCAGCACCGCGTCGTAGTGCTCGTACATCCGGGCCATCTCGGCCGGGCCCAGCCCGTGCGTCTGCCTGCTGAGCCGCCTGCCCACGAGCACCATGCCGGTTGTCGCCACCGCCAGCGCGACCGCCGCACCGCCGAGCAGCACCGGCAGCTGACGGTCCACCACGTCGCCCACCGCGCTGGTGAGCACCCCGGCCGACACCAGGCCGACGACGTCGCCCTGCTCGTCCTTCACCGGGACGACGGCCTGCACCAGCCGTCCGATCGTGCCGTCGATGGTCTCGGTGACCGCCCGCCCGCCGAGCGGCGTCTCGATGTCCCCGACGAACTTCTTGCCGATCCGGTCGCGTTCGGGGTGGGTGTAGCGGATGCCCTGATCGTCAGTGATCACCACGAAGTCCACCCGGGTGCGCTCCCGGACCGCCTCGGCCCGCCGCTGCAGCACGCTCGTGGGGTCGGGGGACCGGAGGGCCTCGACGATGCCGGGGGACCGGGCGAGGCTCTGCGCCACGGCGAGCGACCGGTCCTTCGCCGCACGCTCGCTGTAACGTTCCGTCTGGAGCAGCAGCGCGGCCACGCCCGCAGCGACGATCAGCAGCGCCAGCACGACCTGGAGCACCAGCGCCTGGCCGGCGACGGTGCGCATGCCCAGCATCGACCGTCCCCCGCCGCCCCACCGCCACGGACGACGCCGGGAGGGGGGTTCCGCGTTCGTCCGGGACCCGAGACTCACCATGTTCGAGATGCTTCCACACCGCTTCCGCCGGGGCGAAGCCGCACACCGTACGGGCCGCGTACCGGGTACGGCGCCCAACCGGCCGGGGGGTGTCCGCCGGGCCGCCGCACGCCCGCAGGCCGTGCCCCGGAGTGCGGGGGCACGGCCTGCGGGTTACCGGGCAACGCCGGAGGGCGGAACCGGGCGGATCAGGCCAGCGGGGCCGGGAAGGTCGGGTACTCGGCGCCCGAGACGTGCTGCACGATCCGGACGACCTGGCAGGAGTAGCCGAACTCGTTGTCGTACCAGAGGTAGAGGATCGCGTTGTCGCCGTCGACCTTGGTGGCGCCGGCGTCGACGATCGAGGCGTGACGCGAGCCGATGAAGTCGCTGGAGACGGCGTCGGGGGCGCTGATGAAGTCGATCTGGCGCTTGAGCGGCGAGGTGAGCGAGACGTTGCGGAGGTAGTCGAGGACCTCCTCGCGCTCCGCCTCGCGGGCGAGCTGGAGGTTGAGGATGGCGATCGACACGTCCGGCACCGGCACCCGCACCGAGCTGCCGGTGATCTTCGCCTTCAGGTCCGGCAGCGCCTTCGCGACCGCCGAGGCGGCACCCGTCTCGGTGATCACCATGTTGAGCGCGGCCGAACGCCCGCGGCGGTCCGAGCCGTGGTAGTTGTCCAGCAGGTTCTGGTCGTTGGTGAACGAGTGGACGGTCTCCACGTGGCCGCGCAGCACGCCGTACTCGTCCGCCATGGCCTTCAGCGGCGGCACGATCGCGTTCGTGGTGCAGGACGCGCACGAGATGATCCGCTCGTCCGGCTTGATCGTGTCGTGGTTGACGCCGTGCACGACGTTCGGCACGTCGCCCTTGCCCGGGGCGGTCAGCACGACCTTGTCGATGCCGGGACGCAGGTGCTTCGCCAGGCCCTCACGGTCGCGCCAGCGGCCGGTGTTGTCGATGAGGACGGCGTCCTTGATGCCGTACGCCGTGTAGTCGACCGTCGTCGGGTCGTCGGAGTAGATGACCTTGATCTCGTTGCCGTTGGCGATGATCCTGCTGTTCGCCTCGTCGACGGTGATCGTGCCCTGGAAGGCGCCGTGGATGGAGTCGCGCCGCAGCAGCGAGGCGCGCTTCACCAGGTCCTGGCCCTTGCCCTTGCGCACCACGATGGCGCGCAGCCGCAGGCCGTTGCCGGAACCGGCCTTCTCGATCAGCAGGCGGGCGAGGAGCCGGCCGATGCGGCCGAAGCCGTACAGCACGACGTCCCGCGGCTCGCGTCGGTCGATCTTGTGCTCGCCCATGGCGCCGGCCACGGCGTCGGCGGTGAACTCCTCCACGGACAGCCCGCGGTCGTCGGCCCTGTAGGTCGCGGCGAGCATGCCGATGTCGATCTGGGAGGGGCCCAGGTCGAGCGTGGTCAGCGTCTTCAGGAAGGGCAGCGTCTCGGTGACCGAGAGCTCCTCTCCGGCGATCTGCCGGGCGAACCGGTGAGTCTTGAGGATGCTCACCACCGACTTGTTCACCAGTGAGCGGCTGTGGAGGAGGACGGTCACGTCCCGCTCCCGGTGCAACGTGCCGATGATCGGGATCATCGACTCCGCGATCTCCTCGCGGTTTTTCCAGTTGGTGAACGCGTCCTCGTTGACAGTCACAGTTCTTATCTTTCGAGCTAGGCGGTGCTCATATGTTAAACACATCCCTAGTCGATCACCCGACCGCCCCACCCGGACCGGCCAGCCCTGGG encodes the following:
- a CDS encoding beta-eliminating lyase-related protein encodes the protein MTDEERAALRARRTAAVNGCDRLLSAGRWPTMRERLTRLESYDLDGPPDMYGDGPVAGLEQRVAELLGTEDAAFFPTGTMAQQVALRCWAGRTGNATVALHPHAHPEVHEGGALGAVAGLRTVHPTREERLPDAAEVRDLAEPFGTLMLELPLRDAGFVLPSWEELTATVAAARERDAVVHFDGARLWECTPHFGRPLPEIADLADSVYVSFYKSLGGVSGAALAASADLVAEAKAWRHRYGGLPFQQWPAVLSALYGLDHELPRLPGYVAHAATVAAALRKALAAEVPFFRVHPQTPCTHQFQVWLPYPADVLNEAGLRQAEETKTLVFGIWQESLLPGLSHTEVTVSASALEWTAEDVADGTAQFLGFLRAGSPRSTH
- a CDS encoding TM2 domain-containing protein; this encodes MSDPHQNPYPEQQPPASGYGYPQQPSPQPGTPPPYGTQPPYGADPYGQQYGGQPYGDPQFGQQYGQQFAGQPGYGYPGQPGAMPVPYGYDPAAPYGYDPYGRPYSDKSRIVAGVLTLFAGGFGIGRFYTGHVGIALAQLFTCGGLGFWALIDGIITLTNKDATDSEGRVLRGG
- a CDS encoding DUF2752 domain-containing protein, which produces MAADGGAAAGRGLVRLRAALRHPLALPVGLAAFAAAGAAYLYRTNPHQPGQLLPRCPLEWATGLLCPGCGGTRMTYDLLHGDLVAAFHDNAAMLLLGLPAAAYLFTRMLREGLRGRHYRPEPTRLGTAAIVATALVWTVGRNVAG
- a CDS encoding SpoIIE family protein phosphatase/ATP-binding protein, with translation MLGMRTVAGQALVLQVVLALLIVAAGVAALLLQTERYSERAAKDRSLAVAQSLARSPGIVEALRSPDPTSVLQRRAEAVRERTRVDFVVITDDQGIRYTHPERDRIGKKFVGDIETPLGGRAVTETIDGTIGRLVQAVVPVKDEQGDVVGLVSAGVLTSAVGDVVDRQLPVLLGGAAVALAVATTGMVLVGRRLSRQTHGLGPAEMARMYEHYDAVLHAVREGVLIVGGDGRLLMANNEARRLLSLPADAEGRPVVDLGMDAHITDLLATGRVATDEVVASGDRLLAVNNRPADRHGSPAGAVATLRDTTELHELSGKAALARDRLRLLYDISVTVGTTLDVRRTAQELAEASVPGFADFTTVDLLDGVLAGEEPGSASSVEMRRAALSGIAEGPPFFPVGRLIRFVESSPQAQGVGRARGVLAADLRESPGWQAQDPERAQALMDYGIHSMITVPLRSRNTVLGLANFWRTEGSEPFEVDDLSLAEEVCAHAAACVDNARRFTREHSMAVTLQQSLLPSGLPEQRALEVAYRYLPAQAGVGGDWFDVIPLPGARVALVVGDVVGHGLHAAATMGRLRTAVHNFSSLDMAPEELLGRLNELALQSDPDGADLSGAGLTGATCLYAIYDPVARRCTVARAGHLPPAVVAPDGSVTFAEVPAGPPLGVPGLPIESAEMELATGSRLVLYTDGLVERRGRDIDHGLGLLRDALAGADGDGAEETCRGVLETLLPQQQQQEDDIALLVARTRSVPADRIAEWDVPSDPAAVAEVRAAVGEVLERWGVSEEAFATELILSELVTNAIRYGSSPVRARLILDRALICEVWDGSSTSPHLRHAATMDEGGRGLFLVAQLSDRWGTRYTPNGKVIWTEQPVAPAAQV
- a CDS encoding glyceraldehyde-3-phosphate dehydrogenase, with the translated sequence MTVNEDAFTNWKNREEIAESMIPIIGTLHRERDVTVLLHSRSLVNKSVVSILKTHRFARQIAGEELSVTETLPFLKTLTTLDLGPSQIDIGMLAATYRADDRGLSVEEFTADAVAGAMGEHKIDRREPRDVVLYGFGRIGRLLARLLIEKAGSGNGLRLRAIVVRKGKGQDLVKRASLLRRDSIHGAFQGTITVDEANSRIIANGNEIKVIYSDDPTTVDYTAYGIKDAVLIDNTGRWRDREGLAKHLRPGIDKVVLTAPGKGDVPNVVHGVNHDTIKPDERIISCASCTTNAIVPPLKAMADEYGVLRGHVETVHSFTNDQNLLDNYHGSDRRGRSAALNMVITETGAASAVAKALPDLKAKITGSSVRVPVPDVSIAILNLQLAREAEREEVLDYLRNVSLTSPLKRQIDFISAPDAVSSDFIGSRHASIVDAGATKVDGDNAILYLWYDNEFGYSCQVVRIVQHVSGAEYPTFPAPLA